A region of Malaciobacter marinus DNA encodes the following proteins:
- the serB gene encoding phosphoserine phosphatase SerB, which produces MKVLKQLGKNMKLAVFDFDSTLMDGETIDFLAKPLGLEEKVAKITEEAMAGRLDFFESLIQRVSLLKGLEYNKAVEICKDLPLMPGAYETVSELKKMGYKVICFSGGFRIGTSPAKEKLGLNADFSNILHEKDGVLTGLVGGDMMFGFSKGDMIQRVQSMLGVSVENTLVVGDGANDVSMFKYASKKVAFCAKDVLKKEANIIVDKKDLTQILKSI; this is translated from the coding sequence ATAAAAGTATTAAAGCAATTAGGGAAAAATATGAAATTAGCGGTATTTGATTTTGATTCAACACTTATGGATGGAGAGACTATTGACTTTTTAGCAAAGCCTTTAGGACTTGAAGAAAAAGTAGCAAAAATCACAGAAGAAGCAATGGCTGGAAGACTTGATTTTTTTGAGTCATTAATTCAAAGAGTATCTTTATTAAAAGGGCTTGAATATAATAAAGCAGTTGAAATTTGTAAAGATTTACCTTTAATGCCAGGAGCTTATGAAACAGTAAGTGAATTAAAAAAGATGGGTTATAAAGTAATATGTTTTTCTGGTGGATTTAGAATAGGAACATCTCCTGCAAAGGAAAAACTTGGTCTTAATGCAGATTTTTCAAATATTTTACACGAAAAAGATGGAGTTTTAACAGGACTTGTAGGTGGAGATATGATGTTTGGATTTTCAAAAGGTGATATGATTCAAAGAGTTCAATCAATGCTTGGTGTATCAGTTGAAAATACACTAGTTGTTGGTGATGGAGCAAATGATGTTAGTATGTTTAAATATGCATCAAAAAAAGTAGCTTTTTGTGCAAAAGATGTATTAAAAAAAGAAGCAAATATAATTGTCGATAAAAAAGATTTAACACAAATCTTAAAAAGTATTTAA